The following proteins are co-located in the Paenibacillus sp. JNUCC32 genome:
- the yedE gene encoding selenium metabolism membrane protein YedE/FdhT has translation MAMAGILSAVYFGITHTVWAVTGEFTRLGGHLLEFVGVDVSGWAYFDLVHMNGTTWTRTDGWIVWGMFIGALITILLSGNFKIRMPRQKRRYVQGFAGGIIAGFGARLALGCNLAAFFTGVPQFSLHAWIFIVATGAGTFLGAKLVNTRWWKGKPVLKKGGSLPSVKQGKNRQPLFGAVLGLTYLALIVCFYATGRTMLGTAALFGAAFGILIERGQICFTSAFRDLWISGRATMTKAITLGMAVSSVATLVIILVYGLEPITKIAAPSTLIGGLLFGLGIVMAGGCETGMMYRLMEGQVVFLPVFIGNIVGATALAYAWDHMGVYDLLVKSGSPVNLITAMGPAAALTVTLIVLGVGFAVAAYWQKNYRFGVGFKKGDATHVR, from the coding sequence ATGGCTATGGCCGGTATTCTCAGCGCCGTCTATTTCGGTATCACCCATACGGTTTGGGCCGTAACCGGTGAGTTCACCCGTCTGGGCGGGCATCTTCTGGAATTCGTGGGGGTGGATGTTTCCGGCTGGGCGTACTTCGACCTTGTCCATATGAACGGCACGACCTGGACGCGGACCGACGGATGGATCGTCTGGGGCATGTTCATCGGAGCCCTGATTACGATTCTGCTAAGCGGCAATTTCAAGATCCGCATGCCGAGACAGAAGCGGCGGTATGTACAGGGGTTTGCCGGAGGCATCATCGCGGGTTTCGGAGCCCGACTGGCCCTGGGCTGCAACCTCGCTGCCTTTTTTACCGGTGTGCCTCAGTTCTCGCTTCATGCCTGGATCTTCATCGTGGCTACGGGGGCAGGCACTTTCCTGGGTGCCAAGCTGGTCAACACAAGGTGGTGGAAAGGCAAGCCCGTGCTGAAAAAAGGCGGCAGCCTGCCGAGCGTTAAACAGGGTAAAAACCGGCAACCGCTCTTTGGGGCGGTACTCGGTCTGACTTACCTCGCGCTGATTGTCTGCTTCTATGCAACGGGGCGCACCATGCTGGGGACCGCCGCCCTATTCGGCGCAGCGTTCGGCATCTTGATTGAACGAGGGCAGATCTGTTTCACTTCCGCTTTTCGTGATCTGTGGATCAGCGGCCGGGCCACGATGACCAAAGCGATCACTTTGGGCATGGCAGTCAGTTCCGTCGCCACGCTGGTCATTATTCTTGTGTACGGATTAGAGCCGATTACGAAAATTGCCGCTCCCAGCACCTTGATTGGCGGACTGCTGTTCGGTCTGGGCATCGTCATGGCCGGCGGCTGCGAAACCGGCATGATGTACCGTTTGATGGAAGGACAGGTTGTCTTCTTGCCTGTGTTTATCGGTAACATTGTAGGAGCTACCGCATTAGCATACGCTTGGGATCACATGGGGGTATACGATCTGCTTGTGAAGAGCGGCTCGCCTGTCAACCTGATCACCGCCATGGGTCCGGCGGCTGCTTTGACGGTTACGCTCATCGTACTCGGGGTCGGATTCGCTGTCGCCGCGTACTGGCAAAAAAACTACCGCTTCGGCGTAGGATTCAAGAAAGGGGATGCAACCCATGTCCGTTGA
- a CDS encoding DinB family protein, whose protein sequence is MYRTVADFITEWKDEAALTQRILDSLTDESLQQQVYPEGRTLGRIAWHFVTNIPEYLSEFGLVIEQIPNSAEVPAAKEIAETFKLLSSDAAKAVEEQWTDETLTQVQNAFGRQESNATIFMGLIKHIVHHRGQVTVLMRQAGLKIPAVYGPSKEGWIQMGVEHPPL, encoded by the coding sequence ATGTATAGAACCGTTGCCGATTTCATCACGGAATGGAAGGACGAAGCCGCTCTAACGCAAAGGATTTTAGACAGTTTGACGGATGAATCCTTACAGCAGCAAGTATATCCTGAAGGGAGGACGCTCGGAAGGATTGCATGGCACTTCGTAACGAATATTCCTGAGTATTTGTCTGAATTTGGCCTTGTCATTGAGCAGATACCAAATTCAGCAGAAGTACCCGCGGCGAAGGAAATCGCGGAGACGTTTAAGCTTCTAAGTTCCGACGCAGCAAAAGCAGTTGAAGAACAATGGACGGATGAGACGTTAACGCAGGTTCAGAATGCTTTCGGTCGTCAGGAATCCAATGCTACCATCTTCATGGGATTGATCAAGCATATTGTCCACCATCGGGGACAGGTTACCGTTCTGATGCGACAAGCGGGATTGAAGATCCCGGCGGTATATGGTCCTTCAAAGGAAGGGTGGATACAAATGGGAGTGGAACACCCGCCGCTGTGA
- a CDS encoding bifunctional metallophosphatase/5'-nucleotidase, with the protein MKSTIARTIAVLATSDLHGHLYPTDYRTRDERDIGLGKLASLIREERRRHPGLLLIDNGDVIQGSPLAAYSLKNNAEIHPMIAAMNGLGYDAAVLGNHEFNYGMGTVDNVVRSSVFPWLSAGIRLQGSKKPAFGQPYLIKDLNGIKVAVLGVTTHYIPKWENPFHIQGLEFHDALETVKEWVPRIRREERPDVMVVAYHGGFERDMVTGEPTENLTGENQAYAMCAEVEGIDVLITGHQHRLLGTHLHGVAVVQPGCNGQAIGKISVDLVREQERWVIVEKRAELLRPEHGTAADKNLLSSSGDLEDRTQAWLNETIGRVHGNMSLSDPTACRLAEHPFIEFIHRVQLEFAGVNVSCAALLSESSKGFGEIITRRDILTNFMFPNTLVVLRLTGKDIRAALEQTACYFVVGPNGSPAVNPAYLEPKPQHYNYDMWEGIEYTLNIAEPQGSRVINLKYNGVDLPDEKELDVVMNSYRASGGGDYFMFRGKKVIREILIDTAELVEEYISGRGFITASCNRNWKVVVEANVSLPKIAK; encoded by the coding sequence AAATCGACGATCGCAAGAACGATCGCCGTGCTGGCTACTAGCGACCTGCATGGGCATCTGTATCCAACCGATTACCGAACCCGGGACGAACGGGATATCGGACTTGGCAAGCTGGCTTCCCTGATCCGTGAAGAACGGCGCAGACATCCGGGCTTGCTGCTGATTGATAATGGAGATGTGATTCAGGGATCTCCGCTGGCTGCCTATTCATTAAAAAACAATGCCGAAATACACCCCATGATTGCGGCTATGAATGGACTTGGTTATGATGCGGCTGTGCTGGGAAACCACGAATTCAATTATGGTATGGGAACCGTGGACAACGTCGTGCGAAGTTCCGTGTTCCCTTGGCTGTCAGCAGGCATCCGGCTGCAGGGCAGCAAGAAGCCGGCTTTCGGACAGCCTTACCTGATCAAGGATCTGAACGGCATCAAGGTTGCGGTTCTAGGCGTGACGACGCACTATATTCCGAAATGGGAGAACCCGTTTCATATTCAGGGTCTGGAATTCCATGATGCATTGGAAACCGTCAAGGAATGGGTGCCGCGCATTCGAAGGGAAGAGCGGCCCGATGTGATGGTTGTGGCATACCACGGCGGATTCGAGCGTGATATGGTGACGGGGGAGCCGACGGAAAATCTGACGGGAGAAAATCAGGCCTATGCGATGTGTGCTGAGGTAGAGGGCATCGATGTGCTGATCACCGGGCACCAGCATCGCCTGCTGGGTACGCATTTGCATGGGGTGGCGGTCGTTCAGCCCGGCTGCAACGGCCAGGCTATCGGCAAAATCAGCGTTGATCTCGTTCGGGAACAAGAACGCTGGGTCATCGTGGAGAAACGAGCCGAGCTGCTGCGACCGGAGCACGGGACGGCGGCCGATAAGAACCTGCTTTCTTCCAGCGGGGACCTCGAAGACCGGACTCAGGCATGGCTCAACGAAACGATTGGACGCGTTCACGGCAATATGAGCCTGAGCGATCCGACAGCCTGCCGGCTTGCGGAGCATCCTTTTATCGAGTTCATTCATCGCGTGCAGCTTGAATTCGCGGGGGTTAACGTTTCCTGCGCGGCTTTACTAAGCGAATCTTCCAAGGGCTTCGGAGAGATCATTACGAGGCGGGATATCCTTACGAATTTCATGTTTCCGAATACCTTGGTCGTGCTGCGCCTGACCGGCAAAGACATCCGGGCCGCGCTGGAGCAGACGGCCTGCTATTTCGTGGTCGGCCCGAACGGGAGCCCTGCCGTAAATCCGGCATATTTGGAGCCGAAACCCCAGCATTATAACTATGACATGTGGGAAGGCATTGAATATACGCTAAACATTGCGGAGCCTCAGGGATCCAGGGTGATCAATCTGAAATACAACGGAGTAGACCTCCCGGACGAGAAGGAGCTGGATGTGGTCATGAACAGCTACCGGGCAAGCGGAGGAGGAGACTACTTCATGTTCCGGGGCAAGAAAGTGATTCGCGAGATTCTCATCGATACCGCAGAGTTAGTAGAGGAGTATATTTCAGGACGTGGGTTCATAACGGCTTCTTGTAATCGCAATTGGAAAGTGGTCGTCGAAGCCAATGTCTCGCTTCCAAAGATCGCGAAATAA